tttttttcttctaagATTATGATATCGTTGTGAGAGTATTTACCTGTTTGTGCGCTTGGAGCTAGTCTTCAGCTTGGTGCTGCCAAATTTAGTCTGCGCAAAGGTGGCCGTGGTGAATGTTAATGGCGCCTGGGCGCCGCGTTGCATGaatgccgctgcagctgcattgGCGGTGGCACCGTTTCCGGGAACGGGACCTGGAGCGGTACCTGGACCGGGTGCATGATTGGATCCTGATCTAGAACCAGAGCCCGTTCCAGATCCCGCTCCGGAAACGGAACTGCAGCTGCCAGAGATCGTACGGTTCGGACTGCCCTTGTAGGTGGGCGAACTGGACGCGGCCGAGTGCGGCGATGATCCTGATTGGTGATGCCCCTTGGGACTCAGGCTCATATTGTTCATGGTGGTATTAACGGCGTCGATGGGTCGGAAGCATTGCGCCTCCGGGTTGAACATTTTGGTGACTTCGCGATCTGCAGAATGACTGTCCTCAtgattttcattgttttccgTGTAAAGAATCTGATGATTAGAAAAGAAGGGGTATTACATCACATTACATCACATTCACAGGACGTGTGATAcatcaaataatataatataatttattaatttatataatattataatcaataatgtgtgtgtgtgtacctTAACGCTGACTAAACGCGGCATTTGATAAGCATTGTATGACAAAGACAATCGGACATTGCAGCAAACACAAGTATTGCTATTTCGGTCTATTCAGACAGGTTGATACAGCATGGCGATGTTCTCGCTCATTTTAAAGCTAATGCCATTAACAAATTCAGAAACTTCAATATAACGTTGAAAAATTACACCCAGTGGTAGAATATTTCTAATTCTATTCTATTAAGATATTTTCTTGAATATGGAaagttttattattgttatagGAAGAAGATGACCAAACTTAAGATTATATGagtttaaaattgtttaacaGAGTGCGGAATCTTTAAATGTATGCAGATTTTGTTGGGTGAAATACTATAAATGTTTACCTTTACCGCTCCTTTTTCACCAATGCGAAAAGAGACCTCCCCAGGATCTATCCACACGGAAAGTTCATTTGGTAAGTTTTCTAGGATATCGCCGATTGGGACCCCACTTTCTCTAGCCGCCCTTTCCAAAACCGAATCAATGGGATCCCCGGTCTTTAAGCAGCGATAGGCAGATCCCTATAAgaaatgaatatgaaaaaaaatgtattttagaATATGTATCATACATTGCAGGGATGATCATTTACCTTGAAGGGTTTTTCTGGGTACCAGTGATCCTGGAACTTGTCGCGTAGGGCCTTCTCTAGCTCCTCGCCGAATATATTTACACGTCTGCGCGGCAACTTGTTGTAGAGATAGGATATGACAAAGTTCAAGGCGACCTGGATTTCAATATGCATCTTGATCCTGCGGCCGAAACTTTCGGTATTCGTTCTTTACCCTTATCACTTTCGCTTCACGGACTCCGGCTCGGAATCCGGTTATGTTAGCCGATCTGTTTCCGGATCGCTGCCTGTCGTTGGGGAGTGCAGTTTATGGCGATATCCTACTGATTAAGAGCGTTCAAAGACGGTTTCTGTAGATCATCAACACATTGACGGCaatttggaaaagtgggcTTTTGTGCCCTTTATGCGTTCGTTTAGTTTTgtttagtatatatatatatattattattattttttttttggtttttttcttgtttttgtggTTTAGCTTCCTTCTGTTACATTTATGTATAAATTGTTTTACGTGGTTTAAGGTTTTTGGTGGGGGGAGTTGTTTCTGTTTGGTTAGAGTTTTAGTGTTCCACTGTGTTGTGATTATCTGTATTTGTGGAAGTTAACCGAGTGGAGTGAGAGTcgtgtttgtttgttattcGAAAAGATGTGTTTTCTCCTGCCTGTCTAGCTGTCGTATTAAGCGTAGTTGCCTAGattctaaatatttatgtCGTATTTACAAGGCATAtccaaatattaaattatgtacatttgtgtgtatttatgTGTCTTTATTCCTTGTCGACTTTTATTTGGCCACggtttttggttgtttttcgTATTATTTGGTGGTGCATCTGTCGATTCTCTTTGATTTGGCAACCCGAgcacgcttttttttttaaaacatttccattAATCAGGGAAATGTTTGGGCTTGCACTTTAACCAAATGTCTGTCAACTCCTGAAAGATGGATGTAAAATAGAtggttaattaaaattgaaacaatATAGAACAATATAGCGCTGTTTACTGCCCCAATGAAAGCAATGTTTCAGTTTTCAAAGTGCATTGTACTTTATTTATTGAGTTTTGTGCAACTTAAACATAAAGACTGTgtgtaaaaaacaaacacacaattCCCCAACCCAAGTCACCTACCTACATAGGTgtctatatacacatacagaaataaaaaaacaacaaaaaaatacatactGCCAATaacaaaccacaaataaatataaataataacacACAATAACACAAAATGGCGGCCAAGCGAAACCGCGATGCGGATATCGTCAAACACAAGTTGGACCTACGGGtgcgatttaaaaaattgGTTCGGGCTGTCATTATGAATCAGACTTGGCTATCCGATGAAGAGGAGCAAGGCATCTCGATGAATGTGAAAAAGAACGTGGCATTGATGCGACAAAAACGAAAGCCCGGCATGTTGACCGTAGCGGTACGAATAACTTAATTTAAACTGCCATTTAGAATgataaaaatatgcaaaatccCAGGACAAGGCACTATTGCGTTCAAATCCCGCTTACAGGACGATTGAGGAACGGAAAAAGTTGTGCATATTAATAGCAGGACTAAATTGTTTCTCTAGAATTCCACCGGTAAGGGGAAAACtatgtaaaatgtatataattcACCAAGATATTCTGTATTGAGCTTAGAAAATTAGAGCACGCATGGTGCCAGTACTAAAGTTTATGTCCATCAATGAACCACGTGTGATAATCAAAAATGGTGATATGCCTATCTCCGTCTATTTCATATTGAATGGTGAAGTCGAGATGAAAAAGAACACAAACAATAAGGTAAGTTTCAAGAATAATAAAGGGTAAATTAAATCTGCATAAACCATTTATGGTTAGGCAGTAAAACTAGAAGACGCCGTTGCGGAAGCTATTTTTGGTCCAGGAGATTGTTTCGGAGACGTAGAAATGGTTGAGGAATGCCCAAGAATGAACACATATCTAGCCCTGTGTAAGAACTGAATTTTAGTTATATTTGAGTATAGGAACCAATAATTTCCTCTAGCTAGTTGTGAAGTTTTATCGATATACGATATTGACTATGAGCGCATCCTGAAGCCACATATGTTGAAACAATGGAACGAAAAGAAGCTTGCGCTAAAAGcatttgattattttgattttttaactccgGATCAGGTTAGTCTAGTTGTACGAAATCGTATAATGCTTAACGTTTTTCGTACATCGATAGATAATTCTAGCTTGCAAGTACTCGTACTTGGTTCAATATGAGCCCCTAGAGACCATTTATATGGGGGATACGGACTCTTTGGGTTACGTGCGATTTGTTCTTAGCGGAGAGTGTGTAATTTTACAGTGTTTAAGTATGAAGGTGAGTACAACATTGCAATTTAAACTGCTAGATATATACAGGATTAATTCCTTTTTCACCTAGGTCACCAATACCGAAGGAGAGGTTAACTACGAGCTgaccgaaataaataaggatGATGGTCTTGAAATGTTTCAGTCTTGGAAAGACGTTACAAGTCGTAACTCGTTCCTGGACATACAGGACATTTTGGCCTCGTCCACCTCCTCTGAGGAAGTTGAAGGTGGTACAAAGAAGAAACAAGCGGTACCTAGCACTTTATAATTGTTCATTCATATCTCGTCACTAATGATCATTGCATAGATGCGCAAAATGGGTCTAGCTGAAATTCAAAAGTTTTGTGGCCTTCGGACCTCTAACACACCATctcgaaaaaaaacaaagccgAGAAGAACCTTGTCAACGGCGGCACAGGCTAGAAAAACTCAATTAATACAATCGCTGCGACGCGGAACTCCTTGGATGCCAAGTGTAATGCCtaatgatgacgatgacgatgacgacgacgacgacggtCATATTGATGAAGATTATATGGGCTATGGCGAAGATCTCTATGATGAAGTTGACACAGACGATAGCTCATATGATTCCAATTCCTCGAGTTCCTCTGTCTCCATGGATCGTACACTTGTGCAAGTGCAGCTTAAACCGCACAGCGCAGGAAGCTCGCCGTCCGAGAAGAAAGTGTCCAGTTCATCGTCAGAAATATTTACGGCGAGTTCGGTGATCAATGAAAAGAGTTTAGTAGACGAGAGTCCCAAACCAATTAAAGTAGGTATTTAGTTTAGCATGTGTAAGTTTGCTAAAGTATTCGAACAATATTCCACGTAGATGTTTTATCAAAAGCTCTGCATTATATTTATCAACTTTAACCTTTGCAGGAGCCCGTTGAGACTCATTTTATAGACGTAGGCTCGCTGACCTACGGTAGTGTTTTTGGCCTAGGCGAAAAGATGGAGCATCGTGTGATAATGGCACGTACTGTTGTTCAATGCCTGCTCCTTCCGCGCTTTTGGCTCCTCGAAGAGGAACAGAATCCGGGTAACATTTGGCACCGCCGTCGTTTCTACTTCGAGTGCAATGTGCCGTCGCGTCAGGACTTGTTTACCAACTTTCTGAAGACCCGGCAGTGGAACAAATTCCGTCACGACTACATTGAAAGCCTGCTAGATCGCGAGGAGAAGGGTAACATTACCAAGGAGGAAGATATACCAATTATGTGCCGTATCGTGGAGACTAGCGATGATGCTACATAATTAGGTGGAGAACGTAGGTTCTAATCAAAATTCTCCGTTTCTTGATTGCTTTAACTAAATAAAGCTGACCTTTAAATTGTGTGTAATACAAAAGAAActgttgattttatttcgattGGCACAGCAATTATTGTAGAATTTATTTTACTCATTGTAGTAAGTTGTTTATCAATGCACTTTCTGCAACGGGCTTACCAGCCAATTTGTGTTCTTATAGTATGTGCATGCGCTCTTTCTATGTCATTCTAAGAATTTAGGTTAACTGTTTATCCGAATCGGGAGCTCTGCCTCGAAACGGGACTGCCGAGTAGTCGGTGGCACTGCATTCGGGAATGAAACTGGAGCACAGCTGAGCGCTAGGCCGAAGTGGGACGAAACACCCACATAAAGGTAATGGGCGCTATCGAGAGAGCGGGAGAGTAAGACCACGTTCTAATCCGCTCTCCACGCTCCACGCTCTACGCAGCTGATCCGAGGACACACGAAGCGCATTTCTTGGCCTTCGGATGTGGAATCATTGCAAGCTGAGCCTTTTAATAGGAATTGAGAGTGAAAAACATTGGCGAAAGCAGATGATAAGCCGTGAGGCAATACACTGGAAAAAACGAGTGCAATTTGTGTGCTAACTTCTGCTTAGACGGTGCCTCAACAAGGATTCTATATGCAAATATGAAAAGGCTTTCAATATTAATCTAAAAATAATCAAGGCAGAGTTTGGTTATGTTACATTTGAAATCTTTGTCCTTAACATGAAATAGTATTGGATCCCCCAGCTtagcataattttattttgaattttagtAGAAGAGAAAGCCATTTCTCTTTTCTTTCTCTGATTTTCACTCACTTTTCTCCAGAGTGAGTGGGTCTCAGTGCGCAGTAACATAACATACATACGTCACAGAGACCTCAGCGCCCGCCCACACACATATTTTTTAGCACCAGTGCAGTTGTGTTGATGCAGCGGGGTCATGCGTGCTAGTATGCGTATCTATTGCATGTACATAACCtgctttttgcattttataaaCCAATTGAAGGCCACATGCTATGAAAGGCATAACCGTTACGAAGGTTTGACATTTGCCTTTAGCAGGTTATTTGTGATACGGGTAGATAATGGCTTTGTTAAACCAATAAATATAGGTTGATCTAAGTCTTAGTTCTAGGACAGATCATGGTAATTTTGTGCTTTTGGTTGTGTGCGATAGGCAAGTCGTGCGATGCGATGGAGCAAAGGTTAAAGGTCAAGCAGACTGCACCACCTAGAATCACTTTAGGTATTTCCATTTGGGAATTTTAACAAAAGAAATGTTTATTAGGTGGTATTTTGCCAAGAGTAAGGATGCATCTATGTCAAAGGAGTATGTTCTAAATTTCATAGCATACTTAGAGGCATCTCTTAATTAGAGTTATCACTGCTTCTAATGTAGCGCAAttagttgttttatttattttcaaacaacacaatttattattaaatgggaAGATTAACCCTTTCTTCAAATACTTaagtttaaaaacttttcaacgtCTCTATTGACTTGCCTGTTGATGCGGACAAGCAACAAAATTTGAACTTTAAGGGGTAAACAACGAGTCCTTATTTTGTACAcggatttatttaaattaggtACTTCACAACTTTAGATATTCCTTGGTTTTTCGAGATATTTAGTCACTTTTCTTTAGCATATTCAATTCCCAAAGCAGGTGTTTTGAACTATATCACTAAAACAAACTCCGCCGAGAGCCGAAGGCGCTGTTCCGTTGACATTTTAGCTTATAATTTCACAAATACATCCCCAAGCTCGGATTCTTTACACATCCttgcatatattttgtatatataaacatttctatatatatttatatattcagGTTGCTGTTGCTCGTTGTGACTGGAACGGGCAGAGAAAGTGAACTCTCTCAGCTGATGGCCTTTCTCTCACCCTCACCGAAAACGGTATCACAACGGTATCTCTATCTCTCACTTTTGACACTCTCCCTGAGCGAAAATGCACTCTTCAATggactgtgtgtgtgcgagtgtatgtgtgtgtgtgtgtgtgtgtgggtcgCTCTTCACAacataaaatcaataaaatctGGGCCACCAGTTTTAAAGGTTGATTAAAATGACAAAAAGGCCCCCTCTTTGTATTGTTAAGCTTAAATGCCATATAAGCTAACTCCGACTTCTGACTATATacttgcatatatgtatatatattgtatatatgtatgtatatagaatTACTTATTGTGTCTCCCGCAAAATCAAAACGTTGAAGCCTCCAAATCCCACACACCTACAGCAACAAATACTACGAACATTTAAAGACGTATTTTTCCGTGTGTCTTATGTACTGACACAAAAGTGAATATAGGGCTTTTCAAGTTCACTTggctaacacacacacgcgcagtGGGGAGTACATAGAATACTGTATTTGCTTACATAACTTTGCATTCAAAATGCATTCATATAGAAATCAAGGCAGTTCAACAATCGGATAAAACAGAGATTGGATTTATATTGAAAAACCAAACCTTTAGAAGTACCTAGGATTTGTAAATCTAGCAGAAGGTCTCAAAATTATGCAGTCAGAAATCTTTAAAtcttattttaaaacattttttagtTGCATATTTTCTGCAGTTCATCGCATATTTATTGATATATACAAATTGTTAGAAGCATTAATTAGTGGAATTAAAAAGAACGTATAACAAAATTGCATCttaaacttttgttttgagtgtaagtagttttgtttttatttacacaGCACAATTCGTTTATGACTACGCTTTTGTCTTCAAATTAGCGAAATTGGAATCAATTAAGTTAAGCTTTCAATTTGCGTGTCTGCGAAATAGGTAACAAAGGGTATTTAAAGTACGACTATTTGCTAAAGGAAATCAGCTTGCTTGTTTGAAGATAATTAGATGAGGTTACACAAACGCTCATACAGCtgtatattttataatcatctgttttttatttaggTTCTAATACAGGTGGTTTCTCCAAGGAAAATGTTGTGAGAGGCTGTGTTCGTTTTTGTACAGATGTCCATTTCAAGTAACTAAATACAGACATAGGTACATAGGAATTAGCGTATTTTCGATTAACTTCGAGATTAACAGTTTCTCTTGAATGTAATTGTAATTTTGGTAGGGTTTATGCTAATGTTGTGCTCACAATCGTATTTtacatttgttttatattttgtttttttccccattcgatttgcattcataTTTTGCATAGCAGAGTGTAATTAATGCCGTTGAATTGATTACCACTGCAACTGAAGGGTCTGAAGTGCCCAATCTAAACGAAAATGTGACCGAGCGAAGTAATTACCGGGCCCCATTACATAAAGCCAATGTGGggatatgtacatacatatgtacatatataaagaTCTGGCTGGACTCAATGTTTACTGCGCGCTGAATTGTATCGCACTAGataggtatatttttatcgacaacaaacaaaagagAAATGCTCTACGATTTTCAATACATTGCATAACCAGCTTTAGGGGAATTTCCTTGCAGCGCTTAGTGGTAAAATCACACTCACACGTTATATTGTGCATTCGAAACTTGTGGATTGTAGACATTGTGCAGTACTTCAATTTACAAGATCatcacaaattatttttagttaTTGCTTTGCAGCCTTCTTTCCCGCAGTTTTATCGAGCGTTGTGGAGCAAGCGTTGCTCTAATTTTTCCCCGACTGGCGCAGGGGTATAATTTCAACggcgagagagagatagagagagagagaggaaaagagagatagagagtgggggaacaacaagaaaaaaaaaatagaaaaatgaGAGACCCTGGTGCTCAAGACAACACAAAACAGCTGACCGACCGACAAACTGCGTATGAGTTTGTGTGCCTGAACTATTGGCATTTTCTCACTTCCTCTTAATTTTGTTgctgtattattattatttttttttatgttcaCCCATGCACTTCACTTGCCAAAATTTGAAGCATAACGCAACATAATCATATGAGGACACATAAACACAGTCAGCTGTTCGTAAGATGTTGGGACATTTTACCTCacaacagcaaacaacaaataaaaaaaaaaaaaacaatattagGCACATGATTCTCGTTCGTTTATCTGAGCACACACGAAAATTGAAATGACAAATACACTGCCATGCCGGAATGTCTGTCTATACAATACACATTTGAGTGTGTACAGTAcacaatataatttttttttttttttttttgaatactATTTTTTCCCTGTATGCATGCAAGTAGATACAATAAGCTTGCGACGAACACCGCGACAAAATGCCAAATGATGGTCTTCTGACGCGATAGTATTTGTCTGGCACAAGTtcgttttttggtttggtcgaaaattatttcatttcattcgtTCTTTGGCAGAAATGCAAAAGCAGCTGCAGTCGGTGGTCACTATGCTCTCAAACTTGCAACAATTGCTATCGAATCATCGATGTTGTTtcagatgaataaataaataaaaaaaaaacaaaagcttgcGCAAATGAAATCGCACACATGTACTATTATAAAATTCGTCTTTTGTTGTGCAACACAACTATAGAAGACTGTGCAGAAAGTACAGTGGAACCTGTCTAGCACGAACATTTTCAGAGGTGTCAAAGTTATATATAGTGGGATGAAATTTTCATAACACTGATAACATGAGGTATCGACATGTACTctgaattatttattgaacAGAATTGTGAAATGGTCAAGTTAAAGAATGCGTACTGTATTTGGAGCTTGCTAACGCAAATATCAGCTGCTAGCTATAGCTTTTAAGCACGAATTACGACAACAAATTGGGATATGCTAGATTAAGATAGATCGATTTGTATTTACATCAAACTTCTTAACAAATCAATATCCATATATAGTATTTAATAATCTGAGCTCAAGCCAACTAAAGTACCCTACTGTAAAAGCTTTGGGTATTCAAATCTTGTGCACCCTTCGGTTTGCTCTTTCATCTTTTGAGCTACGAAAGTTTGAATGCATAGGAAAGGGAGTTATAGTTCGTTCCCTGGAGTCGAGCTCTCTCTCTACCCAAATTTATTGAAGAACAGCTGTCCCTTTCGGCGCTGAAAAGCCCAGTGCTCTAGTGAGCGCCATAACTAACGACAACAAAACAAGAAGTATGAAAACAGCCGAGCGAAAGTGAGAGAAGCGATGCTCCatctccttttttgttttctttttttttcgtttctttttttttttatatcacaATCATTGTTATTGTATTTTCTGTGGGGGCTAGATAGATGTATGTGTAGTGGGGGATAGTTCGCTGCTTTCTCAATTTTTGCACAGCACACACAAGTACACAAATatattgcaatatttttttcgaacaaaatagataaaaaattgtaattcaacatttatttgttttttttttttaactaccGGTGCAGTTTGCTGATGGTTATTTCTTGTTTCCGATTTACTGTAGTTTTTGGTTGTTTCCTCCTGGTGGTCGTTGTATTAAACGAAGGATTTAGCGAGTTATGTATAAAATACCCCAGTTGTACCAACTAGTATGCTATTGTTTTACTTTTGCGTGGGTATATGTGC
The DNA window shown above is from Drosophila melanogaster chromosome X and carries:
- the CG8958 gene encoding uncharacterized protein, with product MAAKRNRDADIVKHKLDLRVRFKKLVRAVIMNQTWLSDEEEQGISMNVKKNVALMRQKRKPGMLTVADKALLRSNPAYRTIEERKKLCILIAGLNCFSRIPPKIRARMVPVLKFMSINEPRVIIKNGDMPISVYFILNGEVEMKKNTNNKAVKLEDAVAEAIFGPGDCFGDVEMVEECPRMNTYLALSSCEVLSIYDIDYERILKPHMLKQWNEKKLALKAFDYFDFLTPDQIILACKYSYLVQYEPLETIYMGDTDSLGYVRFVLSGECVILQCLSMKVTNTEGEVNYELTEINKDDGLEMFQSWKDVTSRNSFLDIQDILASSTSSEEVEGGTKKKQAMRKMGLAEIQKFCGLRTSNTPSRKKTKPRRTLSTAAQARKTQLIQSLRRGTPWMPSVMPNDDDDDDDDDDGHIDEDYMGYGEDLYDEVDTDDSSYDSNSSSSSVSMDRTLVQVQLKPHSAGSSPSEKKVSSSSSEIFTASSVINEKSLVDESPKPIKEPVETHFIDVGSLTYGSVFGLGEKMEHRVIMARTVVQCLLLPRFWLLEEEQNPGNIWHRRRFYFECNVPSRQDLFTNFLKTRQWNKFRHDYIESLLDREEKGNITKEEDIPIMCRIVETSDDAT